The proteins below come from a single Leptospira levettii genomic window:
- a CDS encoding MarR family EPS-associated transcriptional regulator has protein sequence MKEQYEYSDHHLKLLQLLDENPNLSQRDASDVLGLSLGKVNYILKAFLDKGLIKMNNFRNNKNKLAYTYLLTPQGIEEKARMTLHFYEKKKREYEALRAEVEKLGESLESLG, from the coding sequence TCAAGTTACTTCAGTTACTTGATGAGAACCCTAATTTATCACAAAGAGATGCGTCTGATGTGTTAGGACTCAGTTTAGGAAAGGTGAATTATATTTTGAAAGCTTTCCTCGACAAAGGGCTTATCAAAATGAATAATTTTCGTAATAATAAAAACAAACTCGCATACACATATTTACTCACACCACAAGGAATCGAAGAAAAAGCAAGGATGACTCTTCATTTTTATGAAAAGAAAAAAAGAGAATACGAAGCTCTTCGGGCTGAAGTAGAGAAGTTAGGTGAAAGTTTAGAAAGTTTAGGCTAA
- a CDS encoding GDP-L-fucose synthase family protein, giving the protein MQKQSKIYVAGHKGLVGSAIVKILNQNGFFNVIGKSHSEMDLQNQSQVLEFFQKEKPEYVFLAAAKVGGIHANNTYPAEFIFSNLQIQNNIIDASYRFGIKKLCFLGSSCIYPKFAKQPMDEGQLLDGKLEPTNEPYAVAKIAGIVMCQSYNRQYGTNFISVMPTNLYGPGDNYHPENSHVLPALIRRFHEAKMNKLPEVVIWGTGKPLREFLYSEDMARACVFLMDNYDVTGDPKGGEHVNVGSGIEVSIKELAETVKEVVGYQGNLVFDLTKPDGTPRKLLDVSKLHKMGWKHQVELRDGVSFAYQDYLTKI; this is encoded by the coding sequence ATGCAAAAACAATCCAAAATCTATGTAGCTGGCCATAAAGGTTTAGTTGGATCTGCTATTGTAAAAATTCTAAACCAAAATGGGTTTTTCAATGTAATTGGTAAATCTCATTCCGAGATGGACTTACAAAACCAGTCCCAAGTATTAGAATTCTTTCAAAAAGAAAAACCTGAGTATGTATTCCTTGCTGCTGCAAAAGTAGGTGGGATACATGCAAATAATACCTATCCAGCCGAATTTATTTTTTCAAACCTACAAATCCAAAATAATATCATCGATGCATCATATCGATTTGGAATCAAAAAACTTTGTTTTTTGGGATCCTCTTGTATTTATCCTAAATTTGCCAAACAACCTATGGACGAAGGTCAACTTTTAGATGGAAAGTTAGAGCCAACAAACGAACCTTATGCGGTTGCAAAAATCGCCGGCATTGTAATGTGTCAGTCATACAATCGTCAGTATGGTACAAATTTTATCTCAGTGATGCCAACAAATTTGTATGGCCCAGGGGATAATTACCATCCTGAAAACTCACATGTGTTACCAGCACTCATTCGAAGGTTTCATGAAGCAAAGATGAACAAGTTACCCGAGGTTGTGATTTGGGGCACTGGTAAACCTCTGCGTGAATTTTTGTATTCGGAAGACATGGCAAGGGCCTGTGTATTTCTAATGGATAATTACGATGTAACTGGTGATCCTAAAGGTGGTGAACATGTCAATGTTGGTTCAGGGATTGAAGTGAGCATCAAAGAACTTGCAGAAACAGTGAAGGAAGTTGTTGGTTACCAAGGAAATTTGGTTTTTGACCTAACAAAGCCAGATGGAACACCTAGGAAATTACTCGATGTTTCCAAACTCCACAAAATGGGATGGAAACACCAGGTGGAACTAAGGGATGGGGTTAGTTTCGCGTATCAAGATTATCTAACGAAGATATGA
- the mntA gene encoding type VII toxin-antitoxin system MntA family adenylyltransferase antitoxin, which translates to MKTTLSEKEIESIVDYFSKVPEVLAVFLLGSAAKDTMRPGSDIDLAILPFEGISISGTELLKFAGDLGYQLGLDFDLGEMSSRNLVYSKEAIFSGKAILVKDKPKVELRTNTLISMYFNFQIERREVLNAYRK; encoded by the coding sequence ATGAAAACAACCCTTTCCGAAAAAGAGATTGAATCTATTGTAGACTATTTCTCAAAAGTTCCAGAAGTTTTGGCAGTCTTTCTTTTGGGTTCAGCTGCAAAAGATACGATGAGACCAGGTAGTGATATCGATTTAGCGATTCTCCCGTTCGAGGGAATATCCATTTCTGGAACTGAGTTGTTAAAGTTCGCAGGTGATTTAGGTTATCAATTAGGACTCGACTTCGATTTAGGAGAGATGTCTTCTCGGAACCTAGTATATTCGAAAGAAGCAATATTTTCCGGAAAAGCAATCCTAGTAAAGGATAAACCTAAAGTAGAGCTTAGAACTAATACACTTATATCCATGTATTTTAATTTTCAAATTGAACGTCGAGAAGTCTTGAATGCCTATCGAAAATGA
- the hepT gene encoding type VII toxin-antitoxin system HepT family RNase toxin — MPIENDDIILNKIAMIQRGIKRALEEFNKNQSLSNYTEVDALILNLERACQAAIDLGMHLISKNKLGMPQSSSDAFRILESNTIISAATAKSLIGMVGFRNIAIHEYQKLNIDIIQKIMRNDYLVFGIFCKELGFEIHI; from the coding sequence ATGCCTATCGAAAATGATGACATTATATTGAATAAAATTGCAATGATTCAGCGAGGAATCAAACGAGCACTGGAAGAATTTAATAAAAATCAAAGTTTGAGTAATTATACAGAAGTAGATGCATTAATACTAAACTTAGAACGGGCTTGTCAGGCAGCCATTGATTTAGGAATGCATCTGATTTCTAAAAATAAATTGGGGATGCCTCAATCAAGTTCCGATGCGTTCCGTATCTTGGAGTCAAATACGATTATTTCTGCAGCCACTGCAAAATCATTAATTGGCATGGTTGGTTTTCGAAATATTGCAATCCACGAATATCAAAAATTAAACATAGATATTATTCAAAAAATCATGAGAAATGACTATTTAGTCTTTGGAATCTTTTGTAAAGAACTTGGATTCGAAATCCATATATAA
- a CDS encoding phosphoglycerate dehydrogenase — protein sequence MSKNVFVSTFPFCRTSPVALDLLVSNGFTVTVNPLGRKMKPNEVAEAAKNFDALIAGTEELTPLIESTNILKFVSRVGVGLDSVPLELCKEKGISVAYTPDAVSPAVSELAVSLIVDTMRRVTYADREIRKGEWTRPYGERIGGSTIGILGFGRIGKRVASHLLGYMPKEILVCDLIDQTESIRVLNEVSSNLHHVNCKLGKNWGHSTSKQVDLNSLLEMSDAITIHVPLTAETKNLINFKNMSLMKSSAVLINTARGGIVNENDLYKVLKENLISAAAMDVFEEEPYKGPLRDLENVILTQHMGSCSNDCREDMEREAAENVVGFFGGGKWEKVV from the coding sequence ATGAGCAAAAATGTTTTTGTATCCACTTTTCCGTTTTGCCGTACCTCACCAGTCGCATTGGATCTTTTAGTATCCAACGGTTTCACAGTGACTGTAAACCCTCTTGGACGAAAGATGAAACCGAATGAAGTTGCAGAAGCTGCAAAAAATTTTGATGCACTCATAGCAGGTACAGAAGAGCTTACCCCACTCATCGAATCGACGAATATTCTGAAATTCGTTTCTAGAGTTGGAGTGGGACTTGATAGTGTACCTCTTGAACTCTGTAAAGAGAAAGGTATCTCTGTCGCTTATACTCCGGATGCTGTTTCTCCAGCAGTATCGGAATTAGCAGTGAGTCTCATCGTGGATACAATGAGGAGGGTTACGTATGCCGATCGGGAAATCAGAAAAGGTGAGTGGACAAGGCCATATGGAGAAAGAATTGGTGGTTCCACGATTGGTATTTTAGGCTTTGGAAGGATTGGAAAAAGAGTAGCTTCGCATCTTTTAGGTTATATGCCAAAAGAAATCCTTGTATGTGATTTAATTGATCAAACTGAATCCATTCGTGTGTTGAATGAGGTTTCTTCTAACCTCCATCATGTGAACTGTAAATTAGGGAAAAATTGGGGTCACTCTACCAGCAAACAAGTTGATTTAAATAGTTTGTTGGAAATGTCTGATGCGATTACGATTCATGTGCCATTGACTGCGGAAACAAAAAACCTAATCAATTTTAAGAATATGTCACTCATGAAGTCAAGTGCCGTTTTAATCAACACCGCAAGAGGTGGAATTGTAAATGAAAACGATTTATATAAAGTATTAAAAGAGAACTTAATTTCTGCAGCGGCTATGGATGTTTTTGAAGAAGAACCATATAAGGGACCACTACGTGATTTGGAAAATGTCATTTTAACTCAGCATATGGGTTCTTGTTCCAATGATTGTAGGGAAGATATGGAGAGAGAAGCGGCAGAGAACGTGGTTGGTTTTTTTGGTGGTGGGAAGTGGGAGAAGGTGGTTTAA
- a CDS encoding NAD(P)/FAD-dependent oxidoreductase yields MVIVVGSGIIGSWIAYLLAKAGFEVYVFEKSENAGDGISGRNSGVLHSGIYYDETSLKSKFCFRGYEVAIPFFEKNKIPFSICGKVITTGLSDTIEEEKDKQVEIEKLFANGNRLGIPDLELKSNPGYHWKHVLGNTALWIPKTGIVDVPTYLKVLWKLGEDSGVKTLKNKKVIRENGGVFALDLQSNVKEELVADYFINACGLYSDELASSDLMNHKYEIKPNKGEYFRLKKQLPYETLVYPLPLKTSTALGVHYTFHLGGDAYAGPNSNWAISKDDYKMNTPRNVYFESLRKITDFYKEEDLSEGYVGLRPRLFLNGEALKDFVIQKELNWIHLLGIESPGLTSSPAIAEEVVRMVG; encoded by the coding sequence ATGGTGATAGTGGTTGGTTCTGGAATCATAGGATCTTGGATCGCTTATCTTTTGGCAAAAGCTGGTTTCGAGGTATATGTATTCGAAAAGTCAGAAAATGCAGGTGATGGCATCAGTGGACGTAATTCTGGAGTTTTACATTCTGGAATCTATTACGATGAAACTTCTTTGAAATCAAAGTTTTGTTTTCGCGGTTATGAAGTTGCGATTCCTTTTTTCGAAAAAAATAAGATACCTTTTTCTATATGTGGAAAAGTAATAACGACGGGATTATCAGATACAATTGAAGAAGAAAAAGACAAACAAGTTGAAATCGAAAAACTTTTTGCGAATGGCAATCGATTAGGAATCCCTGACTTAGAGCTCAAGTCTAATCCTGGTTACCATTGGAAACATGTTTTGGGTAATACTGCACTTTGGATCCCAAAAACAGGTATCGTTGACGTTCCTACTTATCTAAAAGTATTATGGAAACTGGGAGAAGATTCCGGTGTAAAAACATTAAAGAACAAAAAGGTGATTCGAGAAAACGGTGGAGTATTTGCTCTGGACTTACAATCAAATGTTAAAGAAGAGCTTGTAGCAGACTATTTTATTAATGCATGTGGATTATATTCAGACGAATTAGCTTCAAGTGACTTAATGAATCATAAGTATGAAATAAAGCCTAATAAGGGTGAATACTTTCGATTAAAAAAACAACTTCCATATGAAACGTTAGTTTATCCATTACCATTAAAAACGTCCACGGCGTTGGGTGTTCATTATACTTTTCATTTGGGGGGAGATGCATATGCAGGTCCCAATTCGAACTGGGCTATCTCGAAGGATGATTATAAGATGAACACACCGAGAAACGTTTATTTTGAATCTTTACGTAAGATCACAGATTTTTATAAAGAAGAAGATTTGAGCGAGGGATATGTTGGATTAAGACCTCGTTTGTTTTTGAATGGAGAAGCTTTAAAGGATTTCGTGATTCAAAAAGAATTGAATTGGATCCATTTGTTAGGGATTGAAAGTCCTGGACTCACCTCTTCTCCAGCGATAGCTGAGGAAGTTGTAAGGATGGTTGGATAA
- a CDS encoding ABC transporter ATP-binding protein encodes MFLLFVLIIFTSFAEIFSIGAVFPFLAALTNPSQIFNLEELQFLWKVLEVNEPSSVLLYVTSGFILASLVSGAMRLLLIYATTRLSFGIGADISYEIYKRTLFQPYYVHINRNSAEVITGITSKASSVVTQIITPILTLLSSTVILLFIIGGLLLIDPKTTLISFSFFIMLYIFVALYSKTKLKKNGEILTNNLTTVQKSLQEGMGGIRDILLDGTQSYFLNTYRVSDSLYRKASAENYYYSASPRYVVESLGMALIGIFAYHFGRSNDSLMAALPILGSLAIAAQRVLPILQQSYYSWSNLRAGRENLSNVVELLNQSIKTANSNRSLGKLTFNHDIKIDNLSFIYEESKKEVISNVSLTIPKGNRVGIVGQTGSGKSTLMDLLMGLLVPTKGNIRVDGIELNDENIRLWQNNLAHVPQNIFLSDSSIAENIAFGYRKEEIDFQKLKIAAKKAQISEHIEQLPDGYDTFVGERGVKLSGGQRQRIGIARALYKDAEVIFLDEATSALDNDTEKAVMESIDSLDKSITIFIIAHRLSTIDGCDQKIELSEGKVIQQT; translated from the coding sequence TTGTTTTTATTGTTTGTTTTGATTATATTCACCTCTTTTGCTGAAATATTTAGTATAGGTGCAGTATTTCCTTTTTTAGCTGCTCTTACAAATCCCTCTCAGATTTTTAATTTGGAAGAACTTCAGTTTTTGTGGAAAGTTTTAGAAGTAAATGAGCCTTCATCAGTATTGCTTTATGTAACATCTGGGTTTATACTTGCGTCCTTAGTTTCTGGAGCAATGAGGCTTTTACTAATTTATGCAACTACTAGATTGTCTTTTGGTATTGGTGCAGACATAAGCTACGAAATATACAAAAGAACACTTTTTCAACCTTATTACGTGCATATTAACCGCAATAGTGCAGAGGTGATTACTGGAATTACTTCCAAGGCAAGTAGCGTTGTCACTCAGATTATCACACCTATTTTGACTCTGCTTTCTTCTACAGTTATTTTATTATTTATCATTGGTGGGTTGTTGCTGATAGATCCAAAGACAACTTTGATTTCTTTTTCGTTCTTTATAATGCTTTATATTTTTGTTGCATTGTATTCAAAAACAAAACTCAAAAAAAATGGAGAGATCCTTACAAACAATTTAACCACTGTTCAAAAATCTCTCCAGGAAGGTATGGGTGGGATTCGCGATATTTTGTTAGATGGAACACAAAGTTATTTTTTGAATACTTATCGTGTCTCAGATTCACTTTATCGAAAGGCTTCTGCTGAAAATTATTATTATAGTGCCAGTCCTCGGTATGTAGTTGAATCATTGGGAATGGCTTTGATTGGAATCTTTGCCTACCATTTCGGAAGATCAAATGATTCGCTTATGGCTGCACTTCCGATTTTGGGATCGTTAGCCATTGCTGCGCAAAGGGTTTTACCTATTTTACAACAAAGTTATTATTCTTGGTCAAATTTAAGAGCTGGTAGGGAAAATTTGTCGAATGTGGTGGAACTTTTGAATCAATCGATCAAAACGGCGAATTCAAATCGATCACTTGGAAAATTAACGTTTAATCATGATATAAAAATTGATAACTTATCTTTTATATATGAGGAATCCAAGAAAGAAGTAATTTCTAATGTGAGTTTAACAATTCCAAAAGGCAATAGGGTTGGAATTGTTGGGCAGACGGGAAGTGGAAAAAGTACACTCATGGATTTACTGATGGGTCTGCTCGTCCCTACTAAAGGTAATATTCGTGTAGATGGAATTGAGTTGAATGACGAAAATATAAGACTCTGGCAAAACAACCTAGCACATGTTCCTCAAAATATCTTTTTGTCAGATTCTTCCATCGCCGAAAACATCGCCTTTGGTTACAGAAAGGAAGAAATTGATTTTCAAAAATTAAAAATTGCAGCGAAGAAAGCACAAATTTCTGAACACATCGAGCAGTTACCAGATGGTTATGATACATTTGTCGGAGAGAGAGGTGTAAAACTATCAGGTGGACAAAGGCAAAGAATTGGTATTGCAAGAGCATTATACAAAGATGCGGAAGTAATTTTTTTAGATGAAGCAACCAGTGCATTAGATAATGACACGGAAAAAGCAGTAATGGAATCGATTGATTCGTTAGATAAATCGATTACGATTTTCATAATAGCACATCGGTTGTCTACGATCGATGGATGCGACCAAAAAATTGAGTTATCCGAAGGGAAAGTGATCCAACAAACATGA
- the pseC gene encoding UDP-4-amino-4,6-dideoxy-N-acetyl-beta-L-altrosamine transaminase, which produces MKNQIPYGRHSIDQADIDAVVSVLKSDFLTQGPLVPLFEKMVCEYVGVRNGIAVNSATSALHLACLALNVGPGDIVWTSPISFVASSNCALYCGADVDFVDIDPVSYNLSVDALSLKLERAKLENKLPKVVIPVHFSGQSCDMEKIFALSKEYGFRIIEDASHAIGSTYKNHKVGSCKFSDITVFSFHPVKIITTGEGGMCTTSDDELANTIYRLRSHGITRNPKEMTEPPDGPWYYQQIDLGYNYRMNDLQAALGVSQLKRLDSIVQRRQEIKNYYDKILIDVPLILPKQMEYNHSSLHLYVIQVKEKEMLADRKVVFERLREGGILVNVHYIPIYRQPYYQKKYSFLPSSFPNAESYYNQCISLPIYPELTNEDMDRVKETLITPIGHQVLF; this is translated from the coding sequence ATGAAAAACCAAATACCTTATGGAAGGCATAGTATTGATCAAGCTGATATTGATGCAGTAGTATCGGTTCTTAAATCTGATTTTCTTACACAAGGACCCCTTGTGCCGTTGTTTGAAAAGATGGTATGCGAATACGTCGGTGTTAGAAACGGAATTGCCGTTAATAGTGCCACTTCAGCCCTTCATCTGGCATGTTTAGCACTGAATGTAGGCCCTGGTGATATCGTATGGACTAGTCCCATTTCCTTTGTTGCAAGTTCCAACTGTGCCTTGTATTGCGGTGCAGATGTAGATTTTGTAGATATTGATCCTGTTTCTTATAATTTGTCGGTAGATGCACTTTCTTTGAAATTAGAAAGAGCAAAGTTAGAGAACAAACTGCCAAAAGTGGTAATCCCTGTACATTTTTCTGGTCAAAGTTGTGACATGGAGAAAATCTTCGCACTAAGCAAAGAATATGGATTTCGCATCATTGAAGACGCTTCCCATGCAATTGGTAGTACTTACAAAAATCATAAAGTAGGTTCCTGCAAGTTTAGTGACATTACTGTGTTTAGTTTTCATCCTGTGAAGATTATTACCACTGGGGAAGGTGGTATGTGTACAACAAGTGATGACGAATTAGCAAATACCATTTATCGACTTAGAAGTCATGGAATCACAAGAAACCCTAAAGAAATGACAGAACCACCCGATGGTCCTTGGTATTACCAACAAATTGATTTGGGTTATAATTACCGAATGAATGACCTGCAAGCTGCTTTAGGTGTCTCACAATTAAAAAGGTTAGATTCCATTGTTCAGAGAAGGCAAGAGATTAAAAACTATTATGATAAGATATTAATTGATGTTCCATTGATTTTACCAAAGCAAATGGAATACAATCATTCCTCGTTACATTTATATGTAATCCAGGTGAAAGAAAAGGAAATGTTGGCTGATCGCAAGGTGGTATTTGAAAGATTGAGGGAAGGGGGCATCCTTGTGAACGTACATTACATTCCGATTTATCGCCAACCTTACTATCAGAAAAAATACTCGTTTTTGCCTTCTTCTTTCCCGAATGCAGAATCTTATTACAATCAGTGTATTAGCCTTCCCATATATCCAGAGTTAACGAATGAAGACATGGACCGAGTGAAAGAAACTTTGATTACTCCCATTGGGCATCAGGTATTGTTTTGA
- the pseF gene encoding pseudaminic acid cytidylyltransferase, whose product MTNICIIPARGGSKRIPRKNIKLFHGKPMISYSIETAIQSKLFDKVIVSTDDLEIAEVSRHYGAEVPFMRPSELSDDNTATIPVIAHSIQWMNKEGIQADCVACIYATAPFILKNDLISAEKSLREERWEYVFSATSFGFPIFRGFKKDSDGKIEMFFPEHFGTRSQDLPEAFHDAGQFYFGKPSAWLEGKRMFDKWSSIVELPRWRVQDIDTQDDWERAEVIYKMISSMS is encoded by the coding sequence TTGACGAATATATGTATCATTCCTGCGCGTGGCGGGAGTAAAAGAATCCCTCGCAAAAATATCAAATTGTTTCATGGAAAACCCATGATATCTTATTCAATAGAAACTGCCATCCAATCGAAGTTATTTGACAAAGTGATTGTTTCAACAGATGATTTAGAAATTGCAGAAGTATCCAGACACTATGGTGCTGAAGTTCCATTTATGAGACCGAGTGAGTTGTCTGATGATAACACGGCAACGATTCCTGTGATTGCTCATTCCATTCAATGGATGAACAAGGAAGGTATTCAAGCTGATTGTGTAGCGTGTATTTATGCCACGGCTCCTTTTATTTTGAAAAATGATTTAATCAGTGCGGAAAAGAGTCTCCGTGAAGAGAGATGGGAATATGTATTTTCTGCTACTTCCTTTGGATTTCCCATATTCCGAGGATTTAAAAAAGATTCCGATGGAAAAATCGAAATGTTTTTTCCTGAACATTTTGGTACTCGTTCCCAGGATTTACCAGAAGCCTTCCATGATGCCGGACAGTTTTATTTTGGAAAACCAAGTGCATGGCTCGAAGGAAAAAGGATGTTTGACAAGTGGTCTTCCATTGTTGAACTTCCGAGATGGAGAGTACAAGATATAGACACACAAGACGATTGGGAACGAGCAGAAGTTATATATAAGATGATTAGTAGTATGAGCTGA
- a CDS encoding glycosyl transferase: MATLIFTEALLTTGLGHLGRCTALAEKLLEEGETTAQMVLHSDQAATNWSFPCQVQSINWKEKKQLIEFLDGYNQRTDLSDFIFYVDSYLADLEIYNTLKDYCSELICIDDDCRIEYPADSTILNPGYPGLYLDYNTEKYKILTGKDQVLLRKPFREKFEIPKRNIPPHKILVTLGGSDPHLFSEEILSLLVKNFPALEKHLVVGPGFTNEVTLKELSDKNTFFYKNLSAIQMRDLMIQMDFAITAGGQTTYELDRCKVPMVMIKTAENQELNIQGFVEFQKSQVVSEPKELVGILKNNFIQTSDID, encoded by the coding sequence ATGGCAACTTTGATTTTTACAGAAGCACTCCTTACCACAGGACTTGGTCATTTGGGAAGGTGTACGGCACTTGCCGAAAAACTTTTGGAAGAAGGTGAGACTACCGCTCAAATGGTTCTTCATAGCGATCAAGCCGCTACCAATTGGAGTTTTCCATGTCAGGTTCAGTCCATCAATTGGAAGGAAAAAAAACAGTTAATAGAGTTTCTGGATGGGTATAACCAAAGAACAGATCTAAGTGATTTCATTTTTTACGTGGATTCTTATTTAGCGGATTTAGAAATTTACAATACATTAAAAGATTACTGCTCTGAACTTATCTGTATTGATGACGACTGCCGTATTGAGTATCCCGCTGATTCCACAATATTAAATCCTGGTTATCCTGGCCTTTATTTGGATTACAACACTGAAAAATATAAAATTTTAACTGGTAAAGACCAGGTTTTACTCAGAAAACCCTTTCGAGAAAAATTTGAAATCCCAAAGAGAAATATCCCCCCCCATAAGATTTTGGTGACACTCGGTGGTAGCGATCCGCATTTATTTTCCGAAGAGATCCTTTCTCTATTAGTAAAAAACTTTCCCGCACTAGAGAAACATTTAGTTGTTGGTCCTGGGTTTACGAACGAAGTTACTTTAAAAGAGTTATCTGATAAAAATACATTCTTTTACAAAAATCTTTCAGCCATTCAAATGCGGGACCTAATGATCCAAATGGATTTTGCGATCACCGCGGGTGGGCAAACCACATATGAATTGGATCGATGTAAAGTTCCAATGGTGATGATTAAAACTGCAGAGAATCAGGAATTAAACATTCAAGGTTTTGTGGAATTTCAAAAAAGTCAAGTTGTAAGCGAACCAAAAGAACTCGTAGGCATACTAAAAAACAACTTCATTCAAACATCGGATATTGATTAG
- a CDS encoding GNAT family N-acetyltransferase, which yields MDLHLRPVSTSDCELLFGWVNEPEVRKNSFSHQMVDLESHKIWFQKKINEGLPWYILELAGQPSGVIRFDLSENGFKINFSISASQRGKGFGKEIIRLGLSEITKNPQNSNFVFGLVKKQNIASAKCFLSNQFLQNDYDQNTYIFQKKLG from the coding sequence ATGGACCTACACCTCCGACCTGTTTCCACTAGTGACTGTGAACTTCTGTTTGGTTGGGTTAACGAACCTGAAGTTAGAAAAAATTCGTTCTCTCATCAAATGGTTGATTTGGAGAGCCATAAAATTTGGTTCCAAAAGAAAATAAACGAGGGTCTTCCTTGGTATATTTTGGAATTGGCTGGGCAACCTTCAGGAGTCATTCGATTCGATTTATCGGAAAATGGTTTCAAAATTAATTTTTCTATTTCGGCAAGTCAAAGAGGAAAGGGATTTGGAAAAGAAATTATCCGATTAGGACTATCAGAAATCACAAAAAATCCTCAGAATAGCAACTTTGTTTTTGGTCTGGTAAAAAAACAGAATATTGCATCTGCTAAATGCTTTCTGTCCAATCAGTTTTTACAAAATGATTATGACCAAAATACGTATATTTTTCAAAAAAAACTCGGTTAA
- the pseI gene encoding pseudaminic acid synthase: MIKISNVPISRDHKPFIIAEMSGNHNHSLERAFEIVDAAAESGAHALKLQTYTADTITIDKSEGEFFISDPKSLWKGESLYNLYKQAFTPWEWHKPIMDRCKEKGILCFSSPFDFTAVDFLEELNVPAYKIASFENVDLPLIKKVANTGKPIIVSTGMATVQEIAEAVETIRSTGNEQIILLKCTSTYPATPETTNILTIPHLRELFGCEVGLSDHTMGIGVSVASVALGAVVIEKHFTLNRKDGGVDSTFSMEPKEMNSLVIETERAWQALGKINYGPTEKEKASLVFRRSLYVVEDIKAGDMITEKNVRSIRPGLGLPPKFFDLVMGKRVNQDVKRGTGLSWEMLG, translated from the coding sequence ATGATAAAAATATCCAATGTTCCCATTTCGAGAGATCATAAACCTTTCATCATTGCTGAAATGTCTGGCAATCATAATCATTCTCTTGAGAGGGCTTTTGAGATCGTGGACGCTGCCGCAGAGTCTGGAGCACATGCACTCAAATTACAAACATATACTGCAGATACAATTACGATAGATAAATCAGAAGGTGAATTTTTTATTTCCGATCCAAAAAGCCTTTGGAAAGGAGAGTCACTTTATAATCTCTATAAACAAGCTTTTACTCCTTGGGAGTGGCACAAACCAATTATGGACAGGTGCAAAGAGAAAGGAATTCTTTGTTTTAGTAGTCCCTTTGATTTTACCGCAGTTGATTTTTTGGAAGAATTAAATGTACCTGCATACAAAATTGCTTCTTTCGAAAACGTGGATCTTCCTCTCATCAAAAAGGTAGCAAACACTGGTAAGCCAATCATTGTTTCGACTGGAATGGCAACTGTGCAAGAAATTGCCGAGGCAGTGGAGACTATTAGAAGCACCGGAAACGAACAAATTATTCTTTTAAAATGCACAAGTACTTATCCGGCAACTCCGGAGACTACGAATATACTCACAATCCCGCACTTACGTGAACTATTTGGATGTGAAGTTGGTCTTTCAGACCATACAATGGGGATTGGAGTTTCTGTGGCAAGTGTTGCCTTAGGTGCGGTTGTGATCGAAAAACATTTTACTCTGAATCGGAAAGATGGTGGAGTAGATTCTACATTTTCAATGGAACCAAAAGAAATGAATTCCCTAGTCATTGAGACAGAAAGAGCCTGGCAGGCATTGGGAAAAATCAATTATGGACCTACCGAAAAGGAAAAAGCATCGTTAGTGTTTCGAAGGTCTTTATATGTCGTGGAAGATATAAAAGCTGGCGATATGATCACTGAAAAAAATGTGAGAAGCATTCGACCAGGTCTAGGGTTACCACCTAAGTTTTTTGATTTAGTGATGGGTAAGAGAGTGAACCAAGATGTGAAGAGGGGAACTGGTTTAAGTTGGGAGATGTTGGGGTGA